The Cottoperca gobio chromosome 22, fCotGob3.1, whole genome shotgun sequence genome contains a region encoding:
- the cldn11a gene encoding claudin-11a → MANSCLQLSGFLISCLGWLGIIIATATNDWVTMCKYGLNTCKKMDELGGKGPWAECVISTGLYHCVSLTQILDLPAYVQTTRALMITGSILGLPAVGMILMSMPCISLGNEPQSSKNKRTILGGVLILIVALCGMVSTIWFPFGAHQEQGLMSFGFSLYTGWVGTIFSLLGGCILTCCSSESSSSHSYQDNNRFYYSKQGGGNPPATTTSTNHAKSAHV, encoded by the exons ATGGCGAACTCGTGTCTTCAACTGAGCGGCTTTCTCATCAGCTGCCTCGGCTGGCTGGGCATCATAATCGCGACAGCCACCAATGATTGGGTGACTATGTGTAAATACGGATTGAACACATGCAAGAAGATGGATGAGCTGGGAGGCAAGGGACCCTGGGCGGAATGTGTCATCTCCACTGGACTCTACCACTGCGTCTCCCTAACGCAGATCCTGGACCTGCCAG CCTACGTCCAGACAACTCGTGCCCTGATGATCACAGGTTCGATCCTGGGTCTCCCAGCAGTGGGAATGATCCTTATGTCCATGCCCTGCATCAGCCTTGGCAATGAACCCCAGTCCTCCAAGAACAAGCGCACCATCCTGGGAGGAGTGCTTATACTCATAGTCG CACTTTGCGGGATGGTGTCTACGATCTGGTTTCCCTTCGGCGCTCACCAGGAGCAGGGCCTCATGTCATTCGGCTTCTCCCTCTACACTGGATGGGTGGGCACTATCTTCTCCCTGCTGGGCGGGTGCATTCTTACCTGTTGCTCCTCAGAGTCCTCCTCATCTCACTCCTATCAGGACAACAATCGTTTCTACTACTCCAAACAGGGAGGTGGCAACCCGCCagcaaccaccacctccaccaatCACGCCAAGAGTGCCCACGTCTGA